The following nucleotide sequence is from Phacochoerus africanus isolate WHEZ1 chromosome 6, ROS_Pafr_v1, whole genome shotgun sequence.
tcatggcaatgccggactgtttaacccactgagtgaggccagggatcaaaccacatcttcatgatcactagtcgggttcattaccactgagccacagtgggaactcctggccaccaGGAGTCTTTTAATTTGAAACCAACCAGTGGAACTTATAACACCTCCcttgctttattttccctttaatacTTACAATTATGGAACATTTTGTAATTACTTATTTAATTGTTGGCTAATGCCCcctactagaatgtaagctccaggagggcagggatttttgtctgatttattcATTCCCGTATTCCCAGCATCCCAAGAAGAGTGCTTGGTGCATAAGTGGTCCACAAATATTTGACGGGTGAATGAAGTGGGCTGGGAGTTAGGCCCAACTTCCCTTTCAAGAGCTGAGCCTTCTTCCACTCTTGCCTGATGTAGTAAGGTCATTAGCAGTGACCCGAAGTTCTTATTGTCTGACTTCAACCAGTCTTGCTGCATCAGCCcaatttttttcccaatgtaTTCAATTACCTTATACGCAGCCAGCTCTTAGTAAATCTTCGTAGTTATTTATCCACTGTTTGTGTATTAATTGGTCTTGACTTCTTTGTTAAACTCTGGTGTCCTCAAAGACAGGACCTATTTGGCTTCTCACAGGTATGCTAAACACTCACTGATTTCACCATGGGAGGATGAATAACTGAAATTCAAAGAAACTCagtcggagttccctggtgacctagtgattaagggtctggccttgtcactgctgtggcgtgggttcaatccctggcccaggaacttctatatgccatggtgcagccgacaccgcccccccctgccccccccaaaaaatcacacAATACTGAGATAACAGttactatttctttccttttttttgcctcCTGGCCGAGGTGTATAGAGGCTTGATAtgagatctcagtttccagatcagggattaaaacccagaccacagcagtgaaagcaccaagtcttttttcttttttcttttttttagggctgtacttgcagcatatggaggtttccaggctaagggtcgaattggagctgcagttgctggcctagaccacagccacagctatgcaggatccaagccacgtctgcaaccttacCATtgttcagggcaacaccagatcctcaacccactgatcaaggccagggatcaaacctgcgtcctcatggatgctagtcaggttcttaaccactgagccacaacgggaactcctaaaagcaccaagtcttaaccactagaccaccagggaactccctgcagccACAGTTTAACAAGAATTATTAGCAAGtaacaaaattttcatttcagtccTGGCTACTTTAATAAAGGTGCtaataaacaaggaaacaacacaaattggtagaatccagaagaaaataaaattggtagAATTAAATAATCAACAAGATAACTACTGAAAAATCTGGACATGCCTGAACCCAGAATTGGCACCAGATCAAAAGGAGAAACCTCCAGACACCTCCTCCGTACACCCCCTGCCCCTGTTTACTCCATTTGGGAAATTTACTCTGCATCCTTACCTGAGGGCAGTTTTGTTGCCTGGATTTTCAGGAAAGTGGCTGGTGGGGAACTTGCTTGAAGATTAATAAAGCTGGGAGAGGGTTTGGCTCGACAAAGAGGCACATTACCTTCGTCTTTGGCTGGAACAAAACCAGAGGCAACTAAGTTAGCACTCATCCAAAGGGGCAGCCTAATTGGATCCCTGCATCTGGTGTAAGAATGAGGTGCTGAGGCCCTGGCCTGAACACCTTCAAAGAAAGTTATATAAGACAAAAAAGATACGTTAGTGGGATGAAGGGGAGCCAAGCAGGGATGGGATTAGCTAATAATTTGCTTACATTTTACAAGCTCTTATTGATATGTGCTACGTGCTCACTATGTGCTAGATGCTGGGGCAAACACAAGACATCCAAGACATGGTTTCCTAGGTGCTTAATATCTAGTTAGGGAGACAAGTCAGACACTGATGAAATGGTGATAGAACAACACAGGACATAAACAATGAGTCTCACAGTCTCGGATGAAAAGAAGTCCTTTTATCTTTTAGTTATACTAAGATGTGATTAattgtaaaaacatttttgaaaagggggaaaaagcatATGCGTACAATGGGTCAAAAAAGACTGATTCTAGGCATGTGGAGGATACGTATAGGACCTTGAAAACAGGAAGCTTTTCTTAAGCAGAAAAGATATtccaagtggaagaaaaaaagataacatgagCAAAGGCAAGGAAGCAAGAATATggctagaggagttcctgttgcggcacagcagtaacgaacttgactagtatccacgaggttgcaggttcaatccctggcccggcttgGTGGGTcaaggcgttgctgtgagctgtggtgtaggtcacagatgcagctcagatccggagttgctgtggctgtggtgtaggccagcagctgtagcacggattcaacccctagcctgggaacttccaagtgctgctggtgaggccctaaaaagacacatacacacaaaagaatatgGCTAGAATGATGAGGAGCCCTAGGAAAGTGGCTAGAATTAGCACGGGGAGATCAGGAAAGCAAGATGGGTCACGGAAGACCCTTTCCAATAGTAAATCTGAGACTTCAGCTTTTCTCTTGAGCTTTTCAGGATTAGAAAATAAGAtagcatttttacttttattaatccATAAGGATTAAAATGGGTTGGACAtggagttctttttttgtttttagggctgcacccatggcatatggaggttcccaggctaggggtctaatcggagctgcagctgccagcctacaccacagccacagcaacacaggatctgagccaagtctgcaccctacacaacagcttacggcaacaccggatccttaacccactgagcaaggccagggattgaaaaagaaacctcatggttcctagtcagatttgcttcccctgcaccatgacgggaactccgaaatggaAATTCTTAAAGGGGAAGGCAGATTACCTTTTGCAAAAATATAGTTAAGTCGGGAAGTttccattatggtgcagcagaaacgtatctaagtagtatccatgaggatgcggggttcaATCCCccatctcactcagtgggtcaaggaatccggtgttgccgtgagctgtggtgcaggtcacaggtgtggctcgggtggctatggcgtaggctagcagctgtagctccgattctacccctagcctgggaacttccacatgccccaggtgcagtcctaaaaagcaaaaaaaaaaaaaaaaaaaaaaaaagttagagggGAAATTTGACTTGTAGGGAGAAAATTATGAGTGCTTGGAAGACATATGTAATCTCTGTCTACTGAGCAACCCATCCTCTGGGAAACTACTCTTTCCCCATATTCCAGGGCATATTGATGGGGCTGCATCAGGCCCCTCTCCCCACAAGAACAGGCATGGGATCCAATACAGGCCAATCATGGTATCCTATTCCCTTTGGCAACTGTGACTGATCCAAGGGTTAAGGACTAGCAGCAACTTGGGCCAATCATTCCCTGGAATTGATATGTAGATTCTTCGTCAAAGCTTGCTTGTCTCTGATTTGCTGTACTGGGAAGACGTAAAGTTGAGGTCAATAAAAGCTACTGAATTTGGTCAGCATGCCATAAGGAGATACAAGCAAGAGATTAAGAGACAGGAGAGAGTGTAGGAGAAAGATAGCTGGGAAGATACCTACAGGCACTGAATCCCCAGTTCCAGTCCCTTTGGTTCTGGTTTTTGTAGCTCTGCTTCCTATTCTCTAACGACCTCAGCAATCAGAGGAATCAGGAGCCTCTGGATTTCCTTCTTCACTTAAGGGAGTCTAAGTTGGGGTGATTTCATATCAACATAAATCACATTTTGGACATACTGGATCTGAGGTGAGACCAGGCAGTCCAAATAGAAGTGcctagaaaaacagaaagatggCATAGAACTCGGGTGAAAGATCAAACTGCCAGGCCAGCCAGCAAGAGGTGATAAAGGAGCTGCAAAAATACATTAGCCCTCCAAGATCAAAAACTGAGAGAGGAAATTAGACCTTTGGGAAACTCCTCCTCAAGGAGTTTGGAAGATGAAAAGAAGTGGCAAGGTAGACAAAGGAGCGATGGATGAAAAGGCAGAATAGCTGGTTCCATGAAAGAGTTAAAAGAGGTTGGAACAGTGGGGAATCCATAATTCACTGTTGTGATGAGAtcaaaaaaggatagaaaaattgaattcattcattcatacatataaGACATAGTTATGTGCCAGCAATGTATTAGCCACTGGAAATAGCACAGTCAGCTAAACAGACATGAGGGTTATTCTCATGGGACAGTACTGCAGTGTAGACAGTCATTAAGTGATCAAGCAAGCACATTATTATACCCCCAAAGTGCTATAAGAGCACCTTAACTAGTCTGTGGGGCTGGGGAATGTGTTCAGAGGAAGTGATTCAGTCTCACCTGGGATCTGAAGGATGAGGAGAGGGCCTCTTCATAAAAAGTAAGCCTGAGGGCAGAGGTGTGACAAGTAGATTGTATGAAGGGAggaagatgtctttttttttttttttttaagggccacatccaagacatacagaggttcccaggataggggtcagatcagagctacagctgccggcctacaccacagccacagaaatgcaggatctgagccgtgtcttcgacctacaccacagctcatggcaacaccagatccttaacccactgagcagggccagggatcgaaccgaaaacctcacggttcccagttggattcatttccaatgcgccacgatgggaaccccgaAGGAAAATGTCTTATTCTAGTCCTTTATTCAGAGTGTCAGGAGAAAGAAGTCCCTGTACATGGGTGCTAAGCTAAGGTGTTTTCCATCTGGAAAGGCACTGAGCCTATGAaaattgaaatgttaaaaaaaaaaaaaaaaaaaagggagttcccgtcgtggcgcagtggttaacgaatccgactaggaaccatgaggttgcgggttcggtccctgcccttgctcagtgggttaacgatccggcgttgccgtgagctgtggtgtaggttgcagacgcggctgggatcccgcgttgctgtggctctggtataggccggtggctacagctctgattagacccctagcctgggaacctccatatgccgcgggagcggcccaagaaatagcaacaacaacaaaaaagacaaaaagagaaaaaaaaagaaaattgaaatgttttattCCCTGACATGGTGAGGGAAATCCAGGGTTTTTTTGCATAGGGTTTGTGGATTTTTATATGCCCTACTGTAGGTCTTCGATCTTTTCCTTGCTCCTGCTCCAGAGCCATGACCACCAGTCATTTGACAGCTCTTGCAGAGTGGGAAGGAGACCAAAGCTGAAACTCGGGATTCTTCTTACTATCTGAAAGATTTTTTAACTTCCACAAAAATGTACTTCTAAATAATCTGAGCCCTTCCTAAGTGTATGAGGATGCATTTTCTACCAGGTTGTAAGGTTTGAAGAATACTTTACACACAATCCATACTTAAAGGaaccaaatatatgtatataatataccatacatatgtataaaaaaagcatgtgcatgtacatatatatatatatatatgcatacacacacacacacacacacacacacacacacgcctttttttttttttgtctttttgccatttcttgggctgctcccgcggcatatggaggttcccaggctaggggtctaatcggagctgtagccaccggcctacgccagagccacagcaacgcgggatcccagccgcgtctgcaacctacaccacagctcaggacaacgacggatcgttaacccactgagcaagggcagggaccgaacccgcaacctcatggttcctagtcggattcgttaaccactgcgccacgatgggaactcctttttttttttcttttaagaggcacacatgtggcatatggaagttcccaggctaggagtcgaatcatcTACAGCcactgcctatgccacagccacagcaatgcggtatccaagccgagtcttcgacctagaccacagctcagggcaacgccctggatccttgacccactgagagagcccagggatggaacccaaaacctcatagttcctagtcggattcgtttctgatgcaccacaacaggaattccaggaatGTTCCTATTTAgagagaaatgcagaaaaaatacTTATACTTTCCAATtaagtaacaggaaaaaaaaaaaaaacatacatacaacTAGCTTCATTTTCCCAAAAGCTGAGCAATCAAGGTCtggggtttttttcatttgttttttcttttttttctttttaggaccatacctgcagcatatggcggttcccagactaggggtcaaatcggagctatagccgctgtctatgccacagccacagcaacacaggatccgggccgccatctgtgacctacatcacagctcacggcaacaccagatgcttaacccactgagcaaggccagggatcgaacctgtgtcctcatggatactaatcagatttgttcgtttctgctgagccatgacgggaactccaatcaaagTCTGGTTTTAAGGGAAAGGAAGCAGGGCCTCTGACACACACCTCTTCTGTTAGTAGGATGACTAGAATGCTGCTCCATCTGAACACCTACAGGTGTGGTGCCTGGGAAAGAATCACAACATCACATGACCAACAACCCATGctattattttactattaacAATTTCATATAAGTTCTCCCCAGCACATATCAGGCTGCTCCAGTTTGGGAAGGAAAAAGTATGAAAGGGTGTGTACTGTTCTATTTTATGGCCAAACATAAGTAACTGTTCTTGAATTGTTCGTGCTCTCATCCtttcactaaaaaacaaaacaaaaaaaaaaaactgtttctagtaatgtttcttttctctggacAAAACAGTACTTTAACTATGCCCAAACTTTAAGCGTCTCCTAAAAATGTGGGCAAATACTGTGTTCTCCCCTAATTTTGATTTCTGCGGGATCAGCCCTTTTCCTATCCTGCAAGGTAACTTAAAAACTCTGGTTCTCCAACATCTCTAATGGACCAGTAGCTGAGGGCATGAGGAAGGCAGGGGAAAGAATGGACACGGATAAAGAAAATCTGAGAGTACTAGAGGAAAACACTTGAGAAAATGTTTTACATAGGATAACTCGAGGGGTCGGTAAGCCAGCACCCTCAGGTACCATTCACGGCCTCAGTAGACAGTATTTGCCTAAGAGGGAAAGGTCCATGCATAGGAATAAGTCAGAGGCAGTAAACCACAACTCCCAGCGTGCCCAGAAGGCTAGTTACCGCCCAGCTCAGTCTGATCGGACTACAACTCCCATTCCACCCCGCATCAAACGGGCCAGGTGTTCTCTCAACTGCCGGTTTAGGTCCCGCCCCCTCTAGTCCTCCCCGTAGCCGAAGCTGGAACGAAAGCATGGAAACTGTCAAGTCATTCTCGACCTTGGCGTCCGAGAGGAGTCGAGACGCATGAGTTTAATGACCTCACCTGCGGTGTTAATGGAAAGCCTCTACCCCAGCACCCACCCTTATAGTTGACACACATGCGCAGTGGCGTTCCGGCCAACTACCCGATCCTTGGCGCTTGCGCCAAGGTTCGCGCCGCACGCGGCCGGGAGCGGCCACCCTATTGCGCAAGCGCCTCTGCCCTCTCATTGCCATCACCGTGCTCTCTCTACCTAGCTTGTCCCGCGTTCTTGCGTAGGGGGCGGGGCTAAGAATGTCAATTGGCCTGTTTCCGTGCCGGTCAGTGAGATGGGTGCGGTGATTGGGGGCGCCCGGGAGGGTAGCGGGGTTGGGTGTAAGCCCTGAGGAGGCAGCGTTTTCTGGGCTtctctctggttctctctctcCAGAAGGTTCTGCCGGTTCCCCCTGCTTTGGGTACCTGGCTCTGCATCGCGCCGCCATGATGGGCCATCGTCCGGTGCTCGTGCTTAGTGAGTTTTGGGAAAGCTGGGGAAGGGACCCCCTCTTCATCTCCCTCTTTCGGCACTTTACAGCCTTGCCTCAGCCCAGTCCCGCCCTGGTCCGGCCCCTGAGCCTTCCAGTCGTTCATTTTGGAAGccccttctgctttcctgtctacCCTTAACCTATTCCCCTGTCTACACAAACGCAAACTGACCTTTCTCTCTCGAGCCTCGTTTTT
It contains:
- the TSACC gene encoding TSSK6-activating co-chaperone protein, translating into MCVNYKGTTPVGVQMEQHSSHPTNRRVASGFVPAKDEGNVPLCRAKPSPSFINLQASSPPATFLKIQATKLPSEIDHKPKECLGLLECMYANLQLQTQLAQQQMAILENLQASMTQLTPGKENKNSSLPALSRNLLLNHLPQFSK